ACCGAGTTGGTCTCTGCATTTGCCATTGTTCCCGGAATATTTGGATTTTATGCAGGATATTACCTCTTATTTAGAAAATATTTGGTTAAAAGAAAAATAGGTTTACTTTTTCTTAGCGGATTTCTGGTTTCAATTATTGGAGGCATAGCTGGCGCAATGCTGTTAAATGTATTAAAGGGTTCAGATATTATGTTTGCAGATGGATGGAATTCTGCGATCCCGGAATTAATTACAATGTGTTTTATAGCTGCGATTAATTGTATAGTAGGGTTGATATTGCAGGGATTCATTACGGCTTATTCCGATATTAAATGGAAAGAGGATCTGAATAAAAAAAATTATGAAATGGAACTGGCCATGATTAAGTCACAGATAAATCCTCATTTTTTATTTAATACCCTTAACAATATTGATGCATTGATACTTAAAGACCAGGAAACTGCATCATTGTACCTGAATAAGCTTTCAGATATTTTGCGTTTCATGTTATATGAAACAAAAAGCGAAAGAATTCCATTAGCTGAAGAGCTGCTTTTTATAGAAAAATATATTGAACTTCAAAAAATAA
The genomic region above belongs to Bacteroidota bacterium and contains:
- a CDS encoding sensor histidine kinase, whose protein sequence is MRKIAVILLHFGYWAMYIFLLFIFFVLNAASQENFSADKIQFFIDWTELVSAFAIVPGIFGFYAGYYLLFRKYLVKRKIGLLFLSGFLVSIIGGIAGAMLLNVLKGSDIMFADGWNSAIPELITMCFIAAINCIVGLILQGFITAYSDIKWKEDLNKKNYEMELAMIKSQINPHFLFNTLNNIDALILKDQETASLYLNKLSDILRFMLYETKSERIPLAEELLFIEKYIELQKIRTANPNAIKLIVEGEVGDNTIPPLLFIPIIENAFTHTLLSRDGNSIYIYFMIDGNNIQFVCKNYFDKTLPKSKEVGGLGMELISKRLKLLYPEKHLLEIKNESDIYMVKLSIYENENSVHHN